The sequence aCGCCGACGACGCCCACGGCcccccacctccggtctgccccgcgggagcagcaccaatgAGAGGtggcagaggcggcggaggaagccggtggagcagcgacgagcgcggtggaggtggacgagggcgatccgggcgcgagacccctggtgatctcgagggtgaggtcgtcccggacctgcaggaaggtggggaagggcctctggcgggcgatccagctcttcaggtggtcgtaggtgctgctcaagccccgcaggacattgagcaccaggacccgatcggacaccggattcccgaggtcgtgaagagcatcggccatgcccttcatccgccggcagtactcgccaacggagaggtccccctgcacgaaggtgcggaaggtggcgtcgagctggagggcgcggtactcggtgttgccgaggaactgcccctcgagcgccacccaggcctgccgcgcggtgccgccgtgggtcctgaagatctagggagatggtcccggaAGATCtaggacatggcgacgctgtcgaggcgcagccacgctacgtcctgcgcctcgatcggcgtgtcgaggaggacatggtcgtcgagggcgtagcggcggagggcgagcaggacctggtcccgccagcgtccgtaggaggacgtcgggtcgaggaggacggtgaccagggccctgatgttctggacgccggcggcctggaggtggtgCTGGGCGACAATGGGGTCGGTCGGAtcgtaccgggctccagatccagcgggcgggACCTGGCAGGAGGAAGAGGCGCCGGGCTCGGGGACGACGGGCTGGTCGGAGGACATGCGGAAgaagtgctccgcctcggcgacccggagagcggaGGCGTCGGCCGCTGCGCGCTCCCAGGCGAGAGCAGCCGCGCGGAGCCGCTCCTGGGCcaccgaagcctccgacttggcggtgAGGAGGGCCGcagcgagagcggcgtcggcggcgggctgcttgcccgcggcggcggcggcgggatcctaCAGCAGCTGCGCCGCGGCTTGCAGCAGCTGCGCCTTGGCTTGCAGCAGCTGCGCCGCGGCCCGCAGGACGGCCGGATCGAtggcggtgacggcggcgcTGTGGGCTGCGGCGGCCGCAGCAGGCAGGGCCGGCTGCAGGAGGCCGTCGGGGCGTCCCGCGCTTGGGCCCGTGCCCGGAGCAGGGAGGGCAGCGTCCAGGGCTTGCTTCATAGGCAGGGCCAGCTGCAGGGGGCCGCCAGGGGCAGGTCCCGCGCCTTGGCCCGCTCCTGGAGCAGGGAGGGCGGCGTCCAGggcccctgcggcggcggctgcgtccGCGTCCTGCCCGAGAACAGCGGCAAGTGCCACcgcagggccggcggcggcggatccaggGAGGGCGGCATCCCGGGCGGatcccgccgcgcccgcgcccggccCAGGGAGGGCGGCATCGGATCGGGGCCACGCGGAGCGGGGCCAGGCGCCCGGCGCAGGCCCGGTggcggcagcagaggaggaagggaggggagggaaggaggaggggaggggaggcgccggcggccggccatggctgccggcggcggcggcggctgggaggggagagaggagagaagaggctaaccctaggctaatgataccatgtaggagggaATAatagatgtattcctccaatcctagaagggtgggtatatataattcctatacatgggcctctagatgagcctctatacacatgggctcaatatacaccaacacaaaGTTCAGGAATGCGGCAGACTGGGAGCGAAGCCTAAACAGAGGTCATTTGATCGTCCAATACGAACTTCAATTGTGCACAAAGAAATCCACGAAAGTGATGTAATGATTTGGCCAAAGGGATCAACGTGAAACAAGAGATATGAGAAATATGGGACATGACTAGTGACACCGACTGACATCATTTTGGTGAAAACTTGACTGATGCTTTGATTTATATAGTATTgcgttgaaaaaaaaacaaacagttTGACCACTCTTTGAAAGTCTCAGATTTAAACCCGGCAAATGAGTTGGGAGAAATTGCAGTGAAGCCACCTTCTATGTTGTTTATGTGGTCGGATGAAGTTCTTCAGGTTGTCCTCGCGGCTAACAGAACATCTTGGCATATATCCCTGATCACAGCTTCAATACGGAATCTGAAATCTTTATGGATAGATGCAAAATTGCAGTCGGAGTTTCTATCTACAACATATATGTACATGACTATGAACAAATGAACACCAAACCATGGACCTTCCCCAAAATTGAACATAATGCTAGCTAGGCACAGCAATGTACATATGATTCATTTCATCTGGGCCCAGAGAGCCGTACAGCAGAAAGCAGAGCATCACTGTTGTTGTCTGACATCCCAGATGACGTTCCCTCTTCACTGCTCGATTTGAAGGCGTTTGCATAGAGCCGGTATCCAACCTGCGAAGATATTGGTGGCTGGGGCACATCGCAGACGCCTTCCAGCATTTGTACGACCTTCGACATGGATGGTCTCTGATAGAAGTCCTCCTGAATGCACCACAGGGCGACCTTGATTGCCACATGAACTCGCTCATCCTTGTCGTTGTATTTTAGCTTGGCATCAAAGATATCGCGAAGGTCACCTTCTTCCAGCTTCTTAAAGGCATAGGATGGGAAGTGAGCTTTCTCTGAGCTTTCCACGGGGTCAAAGCTCTTCCTCCCACTGATTATCTCTAGCAGGACCATCCCGTAGCTGTACACATCACTCTTCTCTGAGATGGCATAGTTCGTGATCCATTCAGGTGCAAGGTAGCCCCGGGTGCCTCTGAGCGTTGTAAAGACATGGCTCTGCTCCCTGGTCATCAACTTGGCAAGGCCAAAGTCAGACACCTTCGCAAGGAAGTTGTCATCAAGTAGAACATTCTCAGGCTTGATGTCACAGTGAATGATCTTTGACTCACAGTCCTGATGGAGGTATGCCAATCCCTTTGCTGTTCCAAGTGCAATGTTAAACCTTGTATCCCAGTCTAGCAGGGAGGAATCCTCATTACTTTGGAAAATCCACCTATCCAGTGACCCCTTTGCCATATATTCATATGCAAGAAGCTTGTGTGCGCCCTCAACACAGAAACCTCGGAGTTTGACAAGATGGATATGGTGGATGCTGCCAATAATGGTCACCTCAGAGCGGAATTCtttcttcccttggcctatgcTCTCTAGCTTCTTTACAGCGATGTGACTGCCATCAGGCAGGGTACCAAGATACACAGATCCAAACCCTCCTTGACCAAGCTTGTCTGAGAAGTTGTTTGTTGCATCCTGGAGCTCCTTGTAAGTATAGCGTGTCGGTGCTCCAGATATAGTTTGCAGGAAACCATCGTCTTCCGATGAACCAGCATCATCTTGCGAGGGTGGCTGATGTCTCCTTCGGTAAATGCGGAAACCAACATACACAAGGACCCCTATGACAACCAAAGTTCCAACTATAATGACAACAATAATGATGGTTAGCCTACCACTGTCACTTCCACCTTGCTCTGAGCCACGGTTACTGCTTGACACCTTGATGAAAGAAGCAAAGCTACTCTTACCTCCATCTTTCTGTTGCAAGCTACCTATCTGGTCAAAAAGGAAGCAATTGCCTGATGTTTGGTCAAAGAATACAGCGATGCATGAGCAGTTAACCATGCAAGAATTCTTGCATCCTGTGAGGTTTGTCTTGGGTACAGGCGATTTGAAGCTAGTGCCAACATACCCAACACCAGTGTCCAGTTGAGTCAGCTGAAACTTGTCCTTTGAGTTGCATGGTGATATGATGCCAGGGTTGCAGTTTGCATAAGAGCTGAGGGCTGAAGGGCACTGGCACCCTGTACCACTATTGCAAATGGAGTACGGCTTGCAGTGGGCAGGCATGTCACATGAGTCCTGCGGAACTGTGATAGGCAGAGTACTCCTGCCATTCAGAGTCTGGAGTATATAGAAGGTAATCAAACCATCATTACCGAGGACAGCAGCCAGTGTGGTGTTAGCATCTCCCTGCTGCACGATGACAAGCTGTGATTGAAGAAGCCCTGATTGATCATAGAACGACCAGGAACGTGAACTCAGGTTTGCAGAGTATATGTTGTTGCCATTCTTGTCAACAATCATCCTGTTATCCTGAAGCGCGGACCAGTACGGTTGGGGCGTCTGTAAGCCCGCGTACAACATCATGTCCCCAGATTTGATCTGAAGTGTATAGGTCATGTTCTGTGTATTGGAACGGCTCACCAGAGTCATCCCCTCAGTGAAGCTCTGGCCTGACAGAAGTGTGTCCGTTGGATGGCTGAAACTCTGCCAGAGAGGAGAAGAGCTGTCcttgccaaacactatgagatTGCCTGAGTCCAGGAGCTGCATAGAGGTGGCCCCTTTGCCCGAGATATTGGCGGTCCAGACAATGGAGCCTCCAGACTGCAGGTACGCATTGCCATCCTTGTCAAACACAAAGTTGTCTGAATGGGAAACTGGAGAGTTAGCATTAGCAGACCAGACAATAGAAGTGGTGGCCAAATGGACCACTGCAAGGAGGTAGGACGCGCTGTCTGAGACATTCTTGGTGACAAAGCCAAAGCCAAAGACAGAACTATTGGAGAGAAGAAATATTCCATTATTATCAATGTAGTCCATTTCTGAGCCACTAAAACCAGGTGGGAGGACTTGCTTTTGGGTACTACTGCTGCACATTATCCAGAGGTTGGCTAGCATAAGCATCCACAGCATAATGCTGCATTTTGAATGGCCACAATGACCGATGCAAGCTTCCATGATTAGAAAAGACAAGCTTTTCCGGTTAGCAGCCTTTTGTGACACTCCACTCATCACCCGTCATCTGAAGTGTTCAGAATGCGCACAATTAGGGTCACAGTCGGTAACCAAAATGTTGTCTAAAACTACTAGAGTGAATGATGCAGCATTGCAGGATACATGGTGTGCCCTTTATTTCAACGGTCATCACACCAGCATGCAAATTCAGAAGCAAAGATGCAAAGTAGTAACAGGAACTCAGACAGCTTGCTCGCAGTAGCTGTGTGTATGGGGTAATCAGGATGTTTTGCTAGGTATATGCTTTggtttgctttgctttgcttatgcAGGGCACTATCTGCTCAATTGCTATTGGGAGGTTCAAGTGGCATAATAGACCCAGGCTGATTACAACTTGACAATGAGAGCACCAGAACTAGTCAATTATTTTGTTGAAGCATAAGGTGTTTATTTATTTAGTTAGttagttatttatattttccttaAGACGTTCAGTATCAAACAAGTCAACTCATAAGCACTGTAATTTGCTAGCAGAAAAAGATGTAAGCACACAAACATGACATTCAGAATGAGACACTTTTGACTTTTGATCAAATGTCTTAAAAGAGAACAGAAAAGGCACATCATCATAGCATTTGTCCACATGAAAGGCTGGAAGGAGAGCTCAGTCTCTGTATGGTACCTTAAGTGGGAGTGGTTCCTGATCAAGCTTTCTATTGGCTTCTCGACCTCCTTACGAGTTAGGAACATCTGGTAGCTCAGTGGAGTCCCAGATAAGCTacctttcagaaaaaaaaatacaaagagTGAGTCATGGCAAATTGGTAACACACAAAAATCTCTTTAACAACGTAAATGAAGAAACAATCAGAGCAAAAGGTGTTGGGCAGCCCCCATCTGCAAACAAATACCCACCAAAAAGCATCTGGACTACCGAGAATTGGCATCAGCTGCTTTTGTCAAACCTCAAAGCGAGGGCGACCTGCAGAGCAAAGGTATCCCCCTGGTAACCATTGACTGTCGCGACCATCAGAGCACTACTAGCAGGGGCCGAATGAAGAAGCCCCGTTTATATAATATCATATTATGTGCAGTAACACCTAACATTCCACCAAGGTTTATCTCCTCCCAATTGCTCTTTCCGAGCTTTCGGTATTCCAACTGCTTTCTTGACTCCccaatcatttttttcttttcttgtacCCTAATCCACAAATCAGTCCTAAAGCAAAGCACGATGTGGAATTCTCCTTTCTCCCACCcaaaatgttttttttcctcaaatctcaaaaaaagaagaaacgaATTCAGGTCACATGGACATACGCAATTTCGCGTATCCACTGCACCGAATTTCGAATTTTCTGATGCTACAACCATGAGTAACTGCAAGAATCCCACCCCGCCCAACCTTCCAGAAATGGGGGTAAAATCCCAGCCACAGAATCCATGTCACCCTCCTTGGGAAACACAATGAAATCTTGGGGTTTGTCCCTGTCTGGTCCCCATGGCCTAGAAAGCGCACTCAATTCCACTCGGACGTACTAGACATGAAGCGAGAAAAATGACggggtttttacatttttaccattataacgaaTGATACTCATCAGATTATCACTCTTAGAATGACACCTACAACTATACCAGCGGAGAGAAGTTTGAGTTTCATTTTTACCacatttgctgatgtggcacgccACGCCAGCCGCACGCGCTGGCACCCGGTCAGCAGGCTCAAGTGAAATGTCCTTCCTGCCCTGATCTGCTCCTCTCTCCGACAGCTGGGTTCCGCAGCTCATCTCACTTCCATGTGGGCTCCGCACATAAGCTCTGTCCCCTACCTCCAGCACCAAAGCCACTGCTCTGTCCTCCCCTCGCCCTGCTCCGCGGCGTCGCCGCCACCGTGACCCAcccacgccgcctccgccaccgtgagCGCCTCTGCCTGGCcatggggagggagggagctcgCGCAGGCCGGCAACACGCTGGTGAGGGAGTGGAGGACGGCCGTGGCCGGGAGGGAGTGGAGGACGGCCGTGgccgggagggagaggaggaccaccgtggccatggccggagccgagccgagcccttCCGCCGCACGTCCTCCCCGccgagcctccgccgcggcggctccACCCCACCCCGCCCCGCCACGCCGCGTCCCGCTCCGCTCCTCTCCACGTCCTCCCCGCCGAGTCTCCGCCACGGCAGCTCCGAGAGGCAGGGGCAGGCACCGGCCTGCGCGCGCGCCATGGACGCCACCACGCACGCGAGGAGGAGCCACGACGAGGTGGAGGTGCGCAGGGGAGGCCGATTCGCCGCCgtaggggagggagagagcgtGGGCGGTGGCGTGTCATCTCGTGGGTGGGGAGGCGCCGGTGAGGGAGGAGGATGGAGGACGCGCGCGCCGTCGGGCTcgtcccctgccgccgccgtcgggcttgtcccacgccgccgccgcaagcagaGGTGGGCGAGGCCGGCGAAGAGGGGCCCCTGCAGAACGGGTAGGACAAGGAGCTCGCGGCCGCCCtagctcgccacgccgccgcggccgcccgtcccagctcgccatggccggcgcgagcggagggagggagggaggaggggcgctgcGAGctcgggggagggagggagggaggaaggacgTGAGGAGGGAGAGGCCATCCCGCGTGCTGCCCTGCGCCCTCGCCCTTGGATCCGGTGCCGGGGGCGCTCTCGGCCTCCGCACCTGCCGCCATGGCCATTGTTGGCGCGTCTTTGGTGCTGAGTGGCTTTGGTGCTGGAGGTAGGGGACAGAGCTGTCGTGCGGGGCCCACATGGAAGTGAGATGAGCTGCGGGACCCAGCTGtcggagagaggggagagaggcaGATCAGGGGCAGGAAGGACATTTCACTTGAGCCTACTGACCGGGTGCCAGCGCGTGCGGCTGGCGTggcgtgccacatcagcaaatgtGGTAAAAATGAAACTCAAACTTCTCTCCGTTGGTATAGTTGTAGGTGTCATTCTAAGAGTGATAATCTGATGAGTGCCATTcattataatggtaaaaatgtaaaaaccccGAAAAATGACCTCCGTGCATCCAAACCGCAGGAAACGAAGCGCGCTGATTTCTAGCAGACCGGAAACAAACACGGCGGAGAAGAAAACAAAGGAACACCCGGTAAGTGGTGGCGAGCACAACCGCACAAGAGGGGAAGGAAGGAAGCAGAGGAGCGGAGCGGAGAGGAGTGGGTCCGTCACGTCACCTCTGAGCCGGAAGGAGAACGGTGAAGCGGCGAGGCGACGGCCTCCGCGGGCGGAGAAGATTCGCTGCAGCCGCAACCGGTTGGGGAGAGCGAGAGCGCGCGCGGTGGGGTGGAATGGAGACGAGGACGGTGATGGCGTGATGGAGCGAGGCGGGCGGGGCGGGTAGTTGGTGGGTGGTGGGATgttggaagcagcagcagcaggcggcgggGGGGCATTAACGAGCGGCGGATGCCGACGGATGGGGCGCCCCGCAAGTGGTGACGATGGCCCGCTTAGTttaacatatataatatatatactatatatatataataaagtcGCTATCGCCGTAGCCTGGGCCTGCGGGAAGATGGTTCTGATTTGTTTAGCTGCAAAATCGctataggccgtgtttagttctctttttttgaattttaaaaagtaattttttcatatttgaagtagtaaatataaactaattacaaaattaattacagaactcgtctgtaaactacgagacaaatctaataagtttaattaatccatcattaaagTATGTTTATTGTAGTTTTACTGtaacaatttagtgtctaatcacgacctaattaggtttattagattcgtttGTATAATAcgatttttttcaactatatttgaTACACCATGCGaatgttttaaatttttttggaattttgaagtttGGATCTAAACAAAGCCATACCCACACACACCACCACGTCTGTGGCAGACGAGATAGAGTAGTCGCCAGTGCATGATTGAATTGAATCCTCTCTCTCTAGGAAATAATAGCAGATTATTACCAGTGTATCGTCTGCGCATCAAGTCGCTGGATCTTCATCTAAGGATCTGCTAGTTGGTTATTTGGTTGGCCACGTGCAACTCGCAACACTACCTTATACAGTGTGATTCTCTGCCTATTTTTTATTTGTATAATTATAGGTTTCTCTCTATCATTCTTGTTGTTATACATAGGTAGGAGTACATAATTAATAATTGGATCTTGTTTAGACGGGTACACGTCCGGTGGTGGTTACACATGAAAATATTTGCACTACATATAAAAGTGGTGATTAGTATACATGGGTCGCCTacatgaaagaaagaaagaaagaagggtATCATTTGGTCCGGCTCATTTGTCTCGGCCGCAGTTGGGTCCGGAACTAAGGAGTGCTTTAGTCTCGGGTCAAACGGACTAACCGGACAGGTGGAGTGCACGTgccttttgttccggttggagccaccaactgtGACCAAAAGCCACTCATTTTGTCACGATTGGTGACTCCAACAGGAACAAAAGTCCCCTCGACCTGTTAGTCTCGATTATAGCCACCAACAGGGATAAATAGGGGGTCTTTGGTCTCTGTCTTTGGCTCCAACCGGGATCAAAGTTTTTTACCCCCCTTATTTCCTTTCTTCTCCTCCTGCTCAAGCTATTCAGCTCAATTATTCTTGTTGTTCGGGGGAAGTTCTTGCCCATTTCCTCCACGATTTTGTGAAGGCTCTTGATTCTCCCATCCATCCAACAGCTCTAAAGGTTAGGAGCTTGTTCGTCTCATTTTTCATTGCTTTTGTAGCTcattttagaaatagaagaatgtgatattttttataatgggaaatattggattttttttatttatacacCATTTGAGCTCAAATATGGTACTTAAGGTTTGCAATGTAGTTGATTTACTTGTATTAGTTGATCTAAATGAGTATATAGAGTagatgtgatttacttgtatgTATGGATTTAAATGTGAAATGTTTAATTGAATAACTATTGATTGTGGAAAAAGATTTGTACCtgatatttattttgtattacGAATGAATTATTTTGTGTTAGTTGATCTAAATGAGTATATATAGTAGATGTGATTTACTAGTATATATAGATTTAAATGTGAAATGTTTAATTGAGTAATTATTGAATGTGAAAAAAGATGTATACTTTGTATTTATTTTGTCCTACGAATGAATTATTTTGTATTAGTTGATCAAATATGGATATGACAACGAGTATAGTAGAATTTTTTAGAATAAGAGTATGCATATATGACCATATGTGCATTGAAATGTTAAATTGAATAATTATTGAAAGTTACAAAAGATATTTATTTGGTATAacaaatgaattattttgaccctttagtgatgtatttattcaggttCACATTGAAATCATCTAGAAgttaaaaaatctttatttcagaAAAGTATACGTCGCTAACCTTGACCCAGTGGTGATGGCACTACCATTTGGTGCCTACATAATATCTGCGATACAGTGCGGTATAAGGATGTGACGAAAGGGTGCGGTATTGGTCCTAACGAAGAAATCTGCACCTTTACACAAAGGTGAGAATGCCACCATTGGGACCAAAGCCGCACCCCTTCATCACATTATTATTCCGCACCATGTCACAAATATCAATGTCGGTCCCAAATAGTaatgtcatcaccgcagggtcaagATTAACAACATATACATGTTcctaaataaagttttttttactTCTACATGATTTTTGGTTATTGAGCCTAAAACAAAGTGTGTGAACCGTGATTGCATCCCATATGGCGCCGGCCTGGGACAAAGAGTGTTCGCCTCAAACTAAAGAGTGTCAGATAATTAGGGATTAGAAATAGTGATGGTGAAATGTCAACTTCAATA comes from Panicum virgatum strain AP13 chromosome 4K, P.virgatum_v5, whole genome shotgun sequence and encodes:
- the LOC120703216 gene encoding G-type lectin S-receptor-like serine/threonine-protein kinase SD2-5, encoding MSGVSQKAANRKSLSFLIMEACIGHCGHSKCSIMLWMLMLANLWIMCSSSTQKQVLPPGFSGSEMDYIDNNGIFLLSNSSVFGFGFVTKNVSDSASYLLAVVHLATTSIVWSANANSPVSHSDNFVFDKDGNAYLQSGGSIVWTANISGKGATSMQLLDSGNLIVFGKDSSSPLWQSFSHPTDTLLSGQSFTEGMTLVSRSNTQNMTYTLQIKSGDMMLYAGLQTPQPYWSALQDNRMIVDKNGNNIYSANLSSRSWSFYDQSGLLQSQLVIVQQGDANTTLAAVLGNDGLITFYILQTLNGRSTLPITVPQDSCDMPAHCKPYSICNSGTGCQCPSALSSYANCNPGIISPCNSKDKFQLTQLDTGVGYVGTSFKSPVPKTNLTGCKNSCMVNCSCIAVFFDQTSGNCFLFDQIGSLQQKDGGKSSFASFIKVSSSNRGSEQGGSDSGRLTIIIVVIIVGTLVVIGVLVYVGFRIYRRRHQPPSQDDAGSSEDDGFLQTISGAPTRYTYKELQDATNNFSDKLGQGGFGSVYLGTLPDGSHIAVKKLESIGQGKKEFRSEVTIIGSIHHIHLVKLRGFCVEGAHKLLAYEYMAKGSLDRWIFQSNEDSSLLDWDTRFNIALGTAKGLAYLHQDCESKIIHCDIKPENVLLDDNFLAKVSDFGLAKLMTREQSHVFTTLRGTRGYLAPEWITNYAISEKSDVYSYGMVLLEIISGRKSFDPVESSEKAHFPSYAFKKLEEGDLRDIFDAKLKYNDKDERVHVAIKVALWCIQEDFYQRPSMSKVVQMLEGVCDVPQPPISSQVGYRLYANAFKSSSEEGTSSGMSDNNSDALLSAVRLSGPR